The following are from one region of the Paenibacillus protaetiae genome:
- a CDS encoding low molecular weight protein-tyrosine-phosphatase, whose product MKARVLFVCLGNICRSPMAEAVFRHEVQKAGLERVIEIDSAGTGDWHIGKPPHEGTRKLLDRLGISYAGMRARQFKADDYEIFDYVVCMDSKNERDVKETAGIQTDDAKVFKFMDLLPEKGVSDVPDPYYTGNFDEVYALVQEGCEALLARVKADLKL is encoded by the coding sequence ATGAAAGCTCGCGTATTGTTTGTTTGTCTTGGCAATATATGCCGTTCTCCGATGGCGGAAGCGGTATTTCGCCATGAAGTGCAAAAAGCCGGCCTGGAGCGGGTAATTGAAATCGACTCCGCAGGAACAGGCGACTGGCATATCGGCAAGCCACCGCACGAAGGGACACGCAAGCTGCTGGATCGTCTTGGTATTTCCTATGCGGGAATGCGTGCGCGGCAATTTAAAGCGGACGATTATGAGATATTTGATTATGTCGTCTGCATGGATTCCAAAAACGAACGTGACGTAAAAGAAACGGCCGGCATCCAGACGGATGATGCGAAAGTGTTTAAATTTATGGACCTGCTGCCGGAGAAAGGCGTCTCGGACGTTCCCGACCCGTATTACACCGGCAATTTTGACGAAGTATACGCACTCGTGCAAGAAGGCTGCGAGGCGCTTCTTGCTCGAGTGAAAGCCGACCTGAAGCTCTAG
- a CDS encoding trimeric intracellular cation channel family protein, which produces MDVDIFAVFSIIGTIAFAVSGAIVAMEEEYDILGVFVLGLVTAFGGGVVRNILIGIPVTSLWSQGHLFIIAMCAMTIAFVLPSTWIQHWKKSEAFFDAIGLAAFAIQGALYATGMNHPLSAVLVAAMLTGIGGGLIRDVLAGRKPLVLRDEIYAVWAMLAGFAIWLGWFHSTLDLLFLFVVITFLRMLSVYFKWKLPRRSLKTGAWTPELPPFWHKTKRNKGDTL; this is translated from the coding sequence GTGGACGTCGATATTTTTGCCGTATTCAGCATCATCGGCACGATTGCGTTTGCGGTGAGCGGCGCGATTGTAGCGATGGAAGAGGAATACGACATTTTGGGCGTGTTTGTGCTTGGTTTGGTGACTGCGTTTGGCGGAGGTGTGGTGCGGAATATATTGATCGGCATCCCGGTCACGTCACTTTGGAGCCAGGGACATTTGTTTATCATAGCCATGTGTGCCATGACAATCGCTTTTGTATTGCCTTCAACCTGGATTCAGCATTGGAAAAAAAGCGAAGCTTTTTTCGACGCGATTGGCTTAGCGGCGTTTGCGATCCAGGGCGCTCTGTACGCAACGGGAATGAATCATCCGTTAAGCGCCGTGCTGGTAGCTGCCATGCTGACAGGCATTGGCGGCGGACTGATCCGCGATGTGCTCGCAGGACGCAAGCCGCTTGTGCTGCGCGATGAAATTTACGCCGTGTGGGCGATGCTGGCCGGATTTGCGATATGGCTCGGCTGGTTTCACTCGACGCTTGATTTATTGTTCCTCTTTGTTGTGATTACATTTTTGCGGATGTTGTCCGTTTATTTCAAATGGAAGCTTCCGCGGCGTTCTCTCAAAACCGGCGCATGGACGCCTGAACTGCCGCCGTTTTGGCACAAAACGAAAAGAAATAAAGGAGACACCTTATGA
- a CDS encoding thiamine diphosphokinase, which yields MHKRIVICSGGELGRWALPYIENCSYLIGADKGALFLAEHGFRPDIALGDFDSVTAGQLALIRNSSRKVEDCDPIDKNYTDTELAFRHALSLNPGEIVLLGATGTRLDHTLANMHLLAAALQQGTPAAIIDRHNHISLTDSRLTLSRSGYRQISLLPLTMRVTGITLTGFQYPLHNAVLNIGQSLGISNVLAEETGTIQVSEGMLLVIQSND from the coding sequence ATGCATAAACGTATTGTGATTTGCTCCGGCGGCGAATTGGGCCGCTGGGCGCTACCCTATATCGAGAACTGCAGCTATTTGATCGGCGCGGACAAAGGAGCGCTTTTTTTGGCGGAGCACGGCTTCCGGCCGGATATTGCGCTTGGCGATTTTGACTCGGTGACCGCCGGCCAGCTCGCTCTTATACGGAACAGCAGCAGGAAAGTCGAAGACTGCGATCCGATTGATAAAAACTATACCGATACTGAGCTGGCATTCCGCCATGCGCTGTCGTTAAATCCGGGGGAAATCGTGCTCCTTGGCGCAACGGGAACCCGGCTTGACCATACGCTTGCCAATATGCATTTGCTGGCAGCCGCTCTGCAGCAAGGCACACCGGCCGCCATTATTGACAGGCACAATCATATTTCGCTGACGGACAGCCGGCTAACGTTGAGCCGCAGCGGCTACCGGCAAATCTCGCTGCTTCCGCTGACCATGCGCGTCACCGGCATTACGCTAACCGGTTTTCAATACCCGCTGCATAATGCTGTACTAAACATTGGCCAGTCGCTTGGCATAAGCAATGTACTTGCCGAGGAAACCGGCACGATTCAAGTCTCGGAAGGCATGCTGCTTGTTATTCAAAGCAACGATTAA
- a CDS encoding endonuclease MutS2, translated as MNGMESAFKQLEFNRVMEKLLEYTVSPAGRDLAERHQPSDELKRVRIWQQETKEAAALLAAGASIPLSAMEGIDSFMALLGKGRIYAETELEQLAVWLSSVAQMKKYMDSKRLTAPTIASYADSMVECRDLKEELVRCIRYGRLTDGASPYLADIRRHIYAAEQRIEKKMEQTLTKYRTALQEQLVSKRRGRLVIPVKRELRKQVPGTVWDESSSGQTLFVEPADVAELQNALQQLLADEERERTVILSELSGLAESYAPQLHCNLEAMASFDFIMARGKLGRSYGGISPLLSAQPEIRIVGGRHPLLRQEAVPLHVELGTGWNQLIITGPNTGGKTVALKTIGLLVLMAQAGLLVPAEEGTELGLFRHVMADVGDGQSLEQSLSTFSSHLAAIKAMLENAGPRSLFLLDELAAGTDPSEGIALSVALLEELLASGSLTAASTHFNEIKAYASRTPGCQNARMAFDPETLQPLYRLEVGAAGESHAFVIARRVGLPAGLMNRAEQLLAAAVKPGTAAGTAEKDAAGKFGAAAECPGAGEGVEQPDAKAEGAAASAANGAEAAPHAGSAGWRKLSAAERSERGSKAAPSPRGKPPEFAKGDAVWIYPLNRAGIVYRPADERGNVMVQVEGRKLHFNRKRLKPYIAKEKLYPGADYDMDIVFDSKENRKARKLMSRKHVEGLSIISPPEP; from the coding sequence ATGAATGGAATGGAATCGGCATTTAAGCAATTGGAATTTAACCGGGTGATGGAGAAACTGCTGGAGTACACCGTGTCGCCGGCCGGCAGGGATCTGGCTGAACGTCATCAGCCAAGCGACGAGCTGAAGCGGGTGCGGATCTGGCAGCAGGAAACTAAGGAAGCGGCGGCATTGCTCGCCGCAGGCGCCAGCATACCGCTATCCGCAATGGAAGGGATCGACTCGTTTATGGCGCTGCTCGGCAAAGGGCGTATTTATGCGGAAACGGAATTGGAGCAGCTGGCGGTCTGGCTGTCATCGGTCGCGCAGATGAAGAAATATATGGACAGCAAACGGTTAACGGCGCCTACGATCGCATCCTACGCGGATTCCATGGTGGAATGCCGTGATTTGAAGGAGGAGCTGGTGCGCTGCATCCGGTATGGACGGCTGACAGATGGTGCCAGTCCTTATTTGGCCGATATCCGCAGACATATTTATGCAGCGGAGCAGCGGATTGAGAAGAAGATGGAGCAGACGCTGACGAAATATCGAACGGCGCTGCAGGAGCAGCTGGTGAGCAAGCGCCGGGGGCGGCTTGTCATCCCGGTGAAGCGGGAGCTGCGCAAGCAAGTTCCGGGCACTGTATGGGATGAATCGTCCAGCGGGCAAACGTTATTCGTGGAGCCGGCTGATGTTGCCGAGCTGCAGAACGCGCTGCAGCAGCTGCTGGCGGACGAGGAGCGGGAGCGTACGGTCATCCTGTCGGAGCTGTCGGGACTGGCTGAAAGTTACGCGCCGCAGCTGCACTGCAATTTGGAAGCGATGGCTTCTTTTGATTTCATCATGGCAAGAGGAAAGCTGGGGCGTTCTTATGGCGGCATCAGCCCGTTATTATCCGCGCAGCCGGAAATCCGGATTGTTGGCGGCCGCCATCCGCTGCTGCGGCAAGAAGCCGTTCCGCTCCATGTCGAGCTTGGCACCGGCTGGAACCAGCTTATTATTACCGGACCAAATACCGGCGGCAAAACGGTAGCGCTCAAAACGATTGGTCTGCTGGTGCTGATGGCCCAAGCCGGGCTGCTTGTTCCTGCGGAGGAAGGGACGGAGCTGGGGCTATTCCGCCATGTGATGGCGGATGTCGGCGACGGGCAAAGCCTGGAGCAGTCGCTCAGTACGTTCTCGTCCCATCTTGCCGCCATAAAGGCGATGCTGGAAAACGCCGGGCCGCGCTCGCTGTTTTTGCTGGATGAGCTGGCCGCCGGCACCGATCCGTCCGAAGGGATCGCTTTATCGGTTGCCTTGCTCGAAGAGCTGCTGGCAAGCGGCTCACTGACCGCGGCTTCCACGCATTTTAATGAAATTAAAGCGTATGCTTCCCGCACGCCAGGCTGCCAAAATGCTCGAATGGCATTTGACCCGGAGACGCTGCAGCCGTTATACCGGCTGGAAGTCGGAGCGGCAGGCGAAAGCCATGCTTTCGTTATTGCCCGGCGGGTCGGGCTGCCAGCCGGCTTGATGAACCGGGCGGAGCAGCTGCTTGCCGCAGCCGTTAAGCCGGGCACAGCGGCCGGAACGGCGGAGAAGGACGCAGCGGGCAAGTTTGGCGCAGCGGCAGAGTGCCCGGGAGCGGGCGAAGGCGTCGAGCAGCCGGATGCAAAAGCGGAAGGAGCGGCGGCATCAGCCGCTAATGGGGCAGAAGCGGCGCCGCACGCCGGGTCGGCGGGATGGCGTAAGCTTTCAGCTGCGGAAAGATCGGAGCGCGGAAGCAAAGCGGCTCCTTCACCGAGGGGGAAGCCGCCGGAATTTGCGAAAGGGGACGCCGTGTGGATTTATCCGCTGAACCGGGCGGGAATCGTTTACCGGCCGGCGGATGAACGCGGGAATGTGATGGTTCAGGTCGAAGGGAGAAAGCTGCATTTTAACCGGAAACGGCTGAAGCCTTATATTGCCAAAGAGAAGCTTTATCCCGGCGCCGATTACGATATGGATATTGTGTTCGACTCGAAAGAAAACCGGAAGGCGCGGAAGCTAATGTCCCGCAAGCATGTCGAAGGGCTGTCCATCATAAGCCCGCCGGAGCCTTAA
- a CDS encoding MBL fold metallo-hydrolase: MTAITFRGTGDSMGVPRVYCDCPVCEEARSGNRNRRYRSLVQIDDDNAGTMMIDCGPDWGRQMEAAGLRIVDRILITHAHFDHIGGLVEWADACRWLGKSGEAYAPSEVIKEIADRFPWLQRQIHFHAIDTPVQFGDWVTSCWRVNHGKNGYAYAYRFDNAATGKAWAYCSDAIGLTEEQQKPLYGLDLLVLGTSFYKEEFPYDTRSVYDVTEAAGLLRIWQPKRTVFTHMSHDIDLRREYELPEHSAFAETGMQLFI, from the coding sequence ATGACAGCTATTACGTTCCGTGGGACGGGCGATTCGATGGGCGTACCGCGTGTGTACTGCGATTGCCCGGTTTGCGAGGAGGCCCGCAGCGGGAACCGGAACCGGCGTTACCGATCGCTTGTGCAAATCGACGATGACAACGCCGGCACGATGATGATTGACTGTGGTCCGGACTGGGGAAGACAGATGGAAGCGGCAGGACTGCGGATCGTGGACCGCATATTGATCACACATGCACATTTTGACCATATCGGCGGTTTGGTGGAATGGGCGGATGCATGCCGATGGCTCGGCAAATCCGGCGAAGCGTATGCGCCGTCTGAGGTCATCAAGGAAATTGCCGACCGTTTTCCGTGGCTGCAGCGGCAAATTCATTTTCACGCGATTGATACGCCGGTGCAATTTGGCGATTGGGTAACGTCATGCTGGCGCGTGAACCATGGGAAAAACGGCTACGCTTACGCGTACCGGTTCGACAACGCGGCAACAGGCAAAGCGTGGGCCTATTGCTCGGATGCGATTGGCTTGACCGAAGAACAGCAGAAGCCGCTGTACGGGCTTGATCTGCTGGTATTGGGGACAAGTTTTTATAAGGAAGAGTTTCCGTATGATACAAGATCGGTTTATGATGTGACGGAAGCTGCCGGGCTGCTGCGGATTTGGCAGCCGAAGCGCACGGTTTTTACACATATGTCGCATGATATTGACCTGCGGCGCGAATATGAGCTGCCTGAGCATTCGGCTTTTGCCGAAACCGGGATGCAGCTGTTTATTTAA
- a CDS encoding GNAT family N-acetyltransferase produces the protein MQYHRIKSIEDPYFAKLHQLLQTIFPPEEVLAYELWKEPLEDPGIHVYAAVHGDEVVGSTEYRYYPDMKVAMTDFTIIGRPSMGIGRFLMVNRERDLARLAKESGTERLGMFAEIYDPYLASIHEFGGVTPMNPLVRREVLSHMGYKRLDFGYVHPSWDHEGQAVEGLDLCFLPADDERASLPAQLIVQFLTTYYSALPNKPQAWLEMIEALRSREQVGLLPL, from the coding sequence CTGCAATATCATCGAATTAAGTCAATTGAAGATCCTTATTTTGCTAAGCTGCACCAGCTTCTGCAAACGATCTTTCCGCCGGAAGAAGTGCTGGCGTATGAATTATGGAAGGAACCGCTGGAAGATCCGGGTATTCATGTATATGCCGCCGTTCACGGGGATGAAGTGGTAGGCTCTACGGAATACCGCTATTACCCGGATATGAAGGTGGCCATGACGGACTTCACGATCATTGGCCGGCCGTCGATGGGCATCGGGCGTTTCCTGATGGTGAACCGGGAACGGGATCTGGCAAGGCTGGCAAAAGAATCGGGCACGGAGCGGCTGGGCATGTTTGCTGAAATTTACGATCCGTACCTTGCCTCCATCCACGAGTTTGGCGGCGTAACGCCGATGAACCCGCTGGTGCGGCGGGAAGTATTGTCCCATATGGGTTACAAGCGGCTTGACTTCGGGTATGTCCATCCTTCATGGGATCATGAAGGCCAGGCGGTTGAAGGGCTTGATTTATGCTTCCTGCCGGCAGATGATGAACGCGCCTCTCTTCCCGCGCAGCTCATCGTGCAGTTTTTGACGACGTATTATTCCGCGCTTCCAAACAAACCGCAAGCTTGGCTTGAGATGATAGAGGCGCTTCGCAGCCGTGAACAGGTAGGTTTGCTTCCGCTATGA
- a CDS encoding GNAT family N-acetyltransferase: MYKKMIVFLDGKPLPVIIRNYTKQDYAGMIALQQESFPPPYPEELLWNEEQLAKHLDHFPAGALCVETEGRIIGSMTGLIVNLDDYGHSHTWETITDNGYIRNHNPEGDTLYVADLCVSPAFRKAGIGKWLMQSMYETVVFLNLKRLLGAGRMPGYHIHAESLTPKQYLEKAVLGELRDPVLTFLLRCGRMPIGVASNYLDDEESLGNAALMEWRNPFLEQPEA; this comes from the coding sequence ATGTACAAAAAGATGATTGTTTTTCTGGACGGCAAGCCGCTTCCGGTAATCATCCGCAATTATACGAAACAGGATTATGCCGGCATGATCGCGCTCCAGCAAGAAAGCTTTCCTCCTCCTTATCCGGAGGAACTGCTGTGGAACGAAGAGCAGCTGGCGAAGCATCTCGATCATTTTCCGGCCGGCGCATTATGTGTGGAAACGGAAGGCCGGATTATCGGTTCGATGACCGGACTTATCGTCAATCTGGACGACTACGGGCATTCCCACACCTGGGAGACGATTACGGATAACGGTTATATCCGCAACCATAATCCGGAAGGAGATACGCTGTATGTCGCTGACTTATGCGTATCCCCGGCATTCCGGAAAGCCGGCATCGGCAAATGGCTGATGCAGTCGATGTACGAAACGGTTGTTTTTTTGAACCTGAAGCGGCTGCTTGGCGCAGGACGAATGCCGGGTTACCATATACATGCCGAATCGCTTACGCCAAAGCAATATTTGGAGAAAGCGGTATTGGGAGAGCTGCGAGATCCGGTCCTGACGTTCCTGCTTCGCTGCGGACGGATGCCAATCGGCGTCGCCTCCAATTACTTGGACGATGAAGAATCGCTTGGCAACGCGGCATTAATGGAATGGCGCAATCCGTTCCTGGAGCAGCCGGAAGCTTAG
- a CDS encoding carbon-nitrogen hydrolase family protein yields MKYRVAAVQYHLEDITSFEQFAAQVTHYVRNASEYGTEFVLFPEFMTTQLLSIGGADGRPLPIEQLPAFTDDYTALFQGLAAEYGVYIIGGTHVVDAGGGRRQNTAFLFHPDGKIDKQAKIHLTPTEVTEWSMAPGDGLAVFETKYGTIAMLTCYDIEFPEIVRMARAKGADVIFCPSCTDDRHGFHRVRYCCHARAVENQVYIVTTGTVGALRRVDFMRANYGQAAVITPNDIPFPPGGILAEGVINDDMLVVADLDLQLLEDVRSAGSVTTWRDRRTDLYTDWA; encoded by the coding sequence TTGAAATACCGGGTTGCTGCCGTCCAATATCATTTGGAAGACATTACGTCCTTTGAGCAATTTGCCGCTCAAGTGACACATTATGTCCGCAACGCTTCCGAATACGGAACGGAATTTGTATTATTTCCTGAATTTATGACGACCCAGCTGCTGTCGATCGGGGGTGCGGATGGGCGTCCGCTGCCAATTGAGCAGCTTCCGGCGTTTACGGACGATTATACGGCGTTGTTCCAAGGCCTAGCGGCGGAATACGGCGTTTATATAATCGGAGGCACGCATGTCGTTGACGCGGGCGGAGGCAGACGGCAAAATACGGCGTTCTTGTTCCATCCGGACGGGAAAATCGACAAGCAGGCCAAAATCCACTTAACGCCAACCGAAGTAACGGAATGGAGCATGGCGCCCGGCGACGGACTGGCTGTGTTTGAAACGAAATACGGCACCATTGCAATGCTCACCTGCTACGATATTGAATTTCCGGAAATCGTCCGGATGGCGCGGGCAAAAGGCGCGGACGTCATTTTTTGCCCATCGTGCACCGATGACCGGCACGGCTTCCACCGCGTGCGCTATTGCTGCCACGCCAGGGCGGTTGAGAATCAGGTGTATATCGTGACGACCGGCACCGTCGGCGCGCTTCGCCGCGTTGATTTTATGCGGGCGAACTACGGGCAGGCTGCTGTTATTACGCCTAACGATATTCCGTTTCCACCGGGAGGGATATTGGCCGAAGGGGTTATAAACGACGATATGCTTGTTGTGGCCGACCTGGATTTGCAACTGCTGGAAGACGTCCGTTCAGCCGGTTCCGTAACGACTTGGCGGGACCGCCGAACAGATTTGTATACGGATTGGGCGTAA
- a CDS encoding HAMP domain-containing sensor histidine kinase yields the protein MTLRKRFTLFTIFWLIFILILFNIFVYFYVIKITTDSEERVLTNKINLILENPNIQKGSSLSDPDLLKEYYNVNELIRIVLPDGKVANITGSDPVLLDLPAQFQSQHNTGMISKGGERILSMQVPLYEGHDVVAMLEINRVLNELDSYLQILVAALTVTTVGAILFAIFGTYWFTSRLTAPIQQMVSTIREIDRSGKLRKIENTNSEESPELQQLVRAFNQMVDRLDRTFEGQKHFVADASHELKTPLTVISSYTAMLKRWGRDDENVRNEAIEAIDKETSRLQSLIKSMLTLAEAEQEDWLNQEQFDVVQMLDETANMLQTTFQRPIRVKASAKVVRMYADKNKIRQLLVILLDNAIKYSKEPIDVTVLQIKNIVQIEVKDKGIGIPEADIPNLFERFFRVDGARARATGGVGLGLSIAKRIVDLHEGKIDVYSLPDVGTTITIQFRQKR from the coding sequence ATGACACTGCGTAAAAGGTTTACCCTCTTCACCATTTTTTGGTTAATCTTTATTCTTATTTTGTTTAATATATTTGTTTATTTTTATGTGATTAAAATTACGACGGACAGCGAAGAACGGGTGCTGACCAATAAAATCAATCTCATCTTGGAAAATCCGAACATCCAAAAGGGCAGCAGCCTTAGCGACCCCGATCTGCTTAAGGAATATTACAACGTCAATGAGCTGATCCGGATTGTGCTGCCGGACGGGAAAGTCGCGAATATTACCGGCTCCGATCCGGTGCTCCTGGATCTGCCCGCCCAGTTTCAATCCCAGCATAATACCGGGATGATCAGCAAAGGCGGCGAGCGGATATTAAGCATGCAGGTGCCGCTTTATGAGGGGCACGATGTCGTTGCAATGCTTGAAATCAACCGCGTGTTGAACGAGCTGGACAGCTACCTGCAAATTTTGGTTGCGGCGCTTACAGTGACGACGGTTGGCGCAATCTTGTTTGCTATATTCGGTACATACTGGTTTACTTCCAGGCTGACGGCTCCTATTCAGCAGATGGTTTCAACGATCCGCGAGATTGACCGGAGCGGCAAGCTCCGCAAAATTGAAAATACCAATTCTGAGGAATCGCCCGAGCTTCAGCAGCTTGTCCGCGCGTTTAACCAGATGGTCGACCGGCTGGATCGTACATTTGAAGGGCAAAAGCATTTTGTGGCGGATGCCTCCCATGAGCTGAAGACGCCGCTTACCGTTATCAGCAGCTACACGGCAATGCTGAAGCGCTGGGGACGCGATGATGAGAATGTGCGCAACGAAGCGATCGAAGCGATTGATAAAGAAACCTCGCGCCTGCAAAGCCTGATCAAGTCGATGCTGACGCTTGCCGAAGCGGAGCAGGAGGACTGGCTGAACCAGGAGCAATTCGACGTCGTCCAAATGCTGGACGAAACGGCCAATATGCTGCAGACCACGTTCCAGCGACCGATCCGGGTGAAGGCTTCTGCCAAAGTGGTGCGCATGTATGCGGACAAAAACAAAATCCGCCAGTTGCTCGTCATCTTGTTGGATAATGCGATCAAATACAGTAAAGAGCCGATCGATGTAACGGTGCTGCAAATTAAAAACATCGTTCAGATTGAAGTGAAAGATAAAGGGATCGGCATTCCGGAAGCGGATATTCCGAACTTGTTTGAGCGCTTTTTCCGCGTGGACGGCGCCCGAGCCCGCGCTACGGGAGGCGTTGGCCTTGGGCTGTCGATTGCAAAACGGATCGTGGATCTTCATGAAGGCAAAATTGATGTGTACAGCTTGCCGGATGTCGGCACGACGATCACCATTCAATTTAGACAAAAACGGTAG
- a CDS encoding response regulator transcription factor, with translation MNQNILVVEDEAGISRILQLELEHEGYHVGTAADGRTGYEMAASGEWELVLLDVMLPELNGIEVLRRLRQAGNPVPVILLTARDTVPDKVSGFEHGANDYITKPFAMEELLARVRNILRIFQQNPREAEGNDVIKVGDLTIELRTRKVFRKDIVIELTPREFELLVYLVEHKNEEKSREDILSDVWGYDFIGETNLVDVYIRYLRQKLDKGYRHKLIHTVRGVGYMIKEPDA, from the coding sequence ATGAATCAAAACATATTAGTGGTTGAAGATGAGGCGGGAATTTCCCGCATTTTACAATTGGAATTGGAACATGAAGGATATCATGTAGGCACAGCGGCGGACGGCCGGACAGGCTACGAGATGGCGGCTTCAGGCGAATGGGAGCTTGTGCTGCTGGATGTCATGCTGCCCGAGCTGAACGGAATTGAAGTGCTTAGGCGGCTGCGCCAGGCAGGCAATCCGGTGCCGGTTATTTTGCTGACGGCAAGGGATACCGTGCCGGATAAAGTTAGCGGCTTCGAGCACGGGGCCAACGATTATATTACAAAACCGTTTGCGATGGAGGAGCTGCTCGCCCGCGTCCGCAATATTTTACGTATATTCCAGCAAAACCCGCGCGAAGCGGAAGGCAATGATGTCATTAAAGTAGGCGACTTGACGATCGAGCTCCGGACGCGCAAAGTGTTCCGCAAAGATATTGTCATCGAGCTGACGCCGCGAGAATTTGAGCTGCTCGTCTACTTGGTCGAGCATAAAAACGAAGAGAAATCGCGCGAAGACATTTTGTCCGATGTGTGGGGATACGATTTTATAGGCGAAACGAATCTGGTCGACGTGTACATCCGGTATTTGCGGCAAAAGCTGGACAAAGGATACCGGCATAAGCTTATCCATACGGTGCGCGGCGTCGGTTATATGATTAAGGAGCCGGATGCATGA
- a CDS encoding serine/threonine-protein kinase: MYSKDSLPHWEPGTVAGGRYRIVRLLGSGGMGVVYAAEDMKLERKLRALKAIKAAAEDRQRSSEEAQVLMKLSHPNLPSIVDYAPPDEQGVEWFVMDFVSGQTVRQLVADRGAGIRFEEAAAIGMQLCSALSYLHRQSPPIIHRDLKPSNVMIDERGLVKLIDFGIARLYKPGAEQDTVLLGTPGFAAPEQSGGGQSGEWTDVYGLGALLFYMLSGGVTNRVAVNRPFGPDVPRAFVRVLDRMLAKDPYHRYSSMEQVLDALRAFVPVYTADSIAASEHTVRRSGKACTIAVLGLSEGAGATFMAISIAKLLARQGLQVAAAEFPGVRPEWHSLLDPRGGSIAAKRRQPEHAGMADERYRLLQGADRVHWHMLQPAVPRNEPPRLHAFEREIARLPSDVTVVDVSGAWDHSGHEVAGWLQEASLIVIAADPFVSRWEARKLSLLERLAGSRAQAGLRTLWAANKDTSFRGRKEWQQMLPDPIVFPQLDTAAVLEAIWAGGWCTDNSAIRRAADKALAPLWHFLSKELGAKKGSTVRSRAERT, encoded by the coding sequence GTGTACAGCAAGGATAGTTTGCCCCATTGGGAGCCGGGGACGGTAGCAGGCGGCCGTTACCGGATTGTGCGGCTGCTTGGCAGCGGGGGAATGGGCGTTGTATATGCAGCGGAAGATATGAAGCTGGAACGCAAGCTTCGCGCTTTGAAAGCCATTAAAGCGGCGGCGGAAGACCGGCAAAGATCATCGGAAGAAGCCCAGGTGCTTATGAAGCTCAGCCATCCGAATTTACCGTCAATTGTAGATTACGCGCCGCCGGATGAGCAAGGGGTGGAATGGTTTGTGATGGATTTTGTATCCGGGCAAACCGTCCGGCAGCTGGTAGCCGATCGAGGAGCGGGCATCCGGTTTGAAGAGGCGGCTGCGATCGGCATGCAGCTTTGTTCCGCTCTTTCTTATTTGCACCGGCAATCGCCGCCAATTATTCACCGTGATTTGAAACCTTCCAATGTCATGATCGATGAACGCGGTTTGGTGAAGCTGATTGACTTTGGCATTGCCAGGCTCTACAAGCCCGGAGCGGAACAGGATACGGTTCTGCTCGGGACACCCGGATTTGCAGCGCCTGAGCAAAGCGGCGGCGGGCAGAGCGGCGAATGGACTGACGTATATGGACTTGGCGCTCTTCTATTTTATATGTTATCGGGGGGTGTCACGAACCGGGTGGCGGTTAACCGGCCTTTTGGCCCGGATGTTCCGCGCGCATTTGTCCGTGTGCTGGACCGTATGCTTGCAAAGGATCCTTATCATAGATACAGCTCTATGGAACAGGTGCTGGATGCGCTTCGCGCCTTTGTTCCCGTGTATACTGCCGATTCGATTGCGGCATCGGAACATACGGTCCGGCGGAGCGGGAAAGCTTGTACGATAGCGGTGCTGGGTTTGTCGGAAGGAGCTGGAGCGACCTTTATGGCCATTTCCATTGCGAAGCTGCTGGCGCGGCAAGGTTTGCAAGTGGCGGCGGCTGAATTTCCCGGCGTACGCCCGGAATGGCATTCGCTTCTGGATCCGCGGGGCGGTTCGATTGCTGCCAAGCGACGGCAGCCGGAGCATGCCGGCATGGCGGACGAGCGATATCGTTTGCTTCAAGGCGCCGATCGGGTGCATTGGCATATGCTGCAGCCCGCCGTTCCCCGGAACGAGCCGCCGAGACTGCATGCTTTTGAACGGGAAATCGCACGATTGCCGTCTGATGTAACGGTTGTGGATGTATCCGGCGCATGGGATCATTCGGGGCATGAAGTGGCCGGTTGGCTGCAGGAGGCATCATTGATCGTTATTGCAGCCGATCCGTTTGTGTCCCGATGGGAAGCGAGGAAGCTAAGTCTGCTGGAACGGCTTGCCGGGAGTCGTGCTCAAGCCGGACTGCGCACGTTATGGGCGGCAAACAAGGACACATCATTCCGCGGGCGCAAGGAATGGCAGCAAATGCTGCCGGACCCGATAGTTTTCCCGCAGCTGGATACGGCAGCGGTGCTTGAGGCGATATGGGCCGGCGGATGGTGTACAGACAATTCCGCTATCCGCCGGGCTGCTGACAAAGCGTTAGCTCCTTTATGGCATTTTCTGTCCAAGGAGCTTGGCGCGAAGAAGGGCAGCACCGTCAGAAGCAGAGCTGAACGGACTTAA